Below is a genomic region from Paenibacillus rhizovicinus.
GCTCCCGCTCCGAAGACTGCTGCGCAATGTCCGGCATCCGCGCGGCCAGCGCCTCTTGGCGCGGCTCGCTCAGCGTGCCCTTGCTCTCGAGCACCTCGCGCATAACGCGATGGATGACAAGATCGGGGTAGCGACGGATCGGCGAAGTGAAGTGCGAATAGAATTCTGCGGCAAGGCCGAAGTGACCGAGGCTTTCCGCGTCGTATTTGGCCTGCTTCATCGAACGCAGCATGACCGTGGAAATAACCGTCTGTTCCTTCGAACCGCGAACGTCGTCCAGCAGCGTCTGAAGCGCTCTCGGATGAATAACGCTGCCGCCTTTGCCCTTGATCGTATACCCGAAGTTAGCCGCGAACTGCACGAAATGCAGCAGCTTCTCCTGGTCGGGATTATCGTGCGTCCGGTAGATGAACGGCACCTTCAGCCAATAGAAATGCTCGGCGACCGTTTCGTTCGCCGCCAGCATGAATTCCTCGATGATCGACTCTGCGATGGAACGCTCGCGTTTCACGATATCGACGGCTTTGCCCGATTCATCGACGATCACCTTCGATTCCACGAAGTCGAAATCGATCGCGCCGCGCTTCATGCGCATGCCGCGCAGGCGCATCGCAAGCTCTTCCATCAGCTTGAAGGTATCGACCAGCTCGGCGTAACGCTCCGTTACTTCCGCGTCCTCGCCTTGCAGGATCTTCCGTACGTTCGTGTACGTCATCCGCTCTTTCGTCCGAATGACGCTCGTGAACACGTCATGGCGAACCCGCTTCAGCGTCGTCGCGTCGAACTCCATTTCGCAGGACATCGTCAGCCGATCCACTTTGGGATTCAGCGAGCAGATGCCGTTCGACAGACGGTGAGGCAGCATCGGAATAACCCGGTCCACGAGATAAACGCTGCAGCCGCGGCGATAGGCTTCTTGGTCCAGCGCCGAGTTCTCGCGCACGTAATAACCGACGTCCGCAATGTGAACGCCTAGCACGTAGTTGCCGTTCTCCAGCCGTTCGATGTTGACCGCGTCGTCGAGATCCTTGGCATCTTCGCCGTCAATCGTGACGATGACTTTATCCCGCAGATCGCGGCGTCCCTGACGCACGATTTCGTCCTCGGTGATCGCGTCCGGCGCTGCTTCCGCTTCTGCCATTACATCATCCGGGAAGCTTTCCGGCAGCTGATGCTTACGAATAATAGATAAAATATCGATGCCGGGATCATCTTTATGGCCGAGCACTTCGATAATTTCGCCTTCCGCGGCCGAGCGGCCCTCCGGATACGAAATAATGCGCGCCACGACCTTTTGTCCCGTGACCGCTCCGTGGAACTGCCCTTGCGGGATGAAAATATCCCGGTTAATCCGTTTGTCGTCCGGCAGCACGAAGCCGTATGCTTCGTGGTTCTGGAACGTGCCGACGATCTGCGTCACCGCGCGTTCCACGATGCGCACGATCTCGCCTTCCATGCGGCCGCCCGCCGCGCTGCGCGACGTAACGCGCACCAGCACGATATCGCCGTTCATCGCGCTCTTCAAATCATGGGCGCCGATATACACGTCCCCATGTCCCTTATCCTCCGGGATAAGAAAAGCAAATCCTTTCGCATGCGCCTGAATCCGTCCGCGTACCAAATGCATCCGTTCGGGAAGGCCATATCGATCGCTGTCATTGCGAACGATTTTCCCCTCGTTCTCCAGCTCGTTCAGCAAAACCAGAAACGTCCGGAAAGATCCCGCATTGCCCGCTCCGCCAAGCTGCTTATCCAGCTCTTGGTATGTCAACGGCTTGTACGTTTGCTCGCGCATATAATCAAGGAGCTGCTGCTCTGTTACCATTCTTTCTCACCTCATAATACCGCGATGCCGTCCATCCACAATTGCAGCAGTCGGTTAATAGATTATTATATACCATATAGTATACACGAAAGCAGGAACCACCATCCGCGGCAGCCCTCAAAATCACAAAATTACCCTCGTGTCATTAACCTGTTAACATCTTCCATAATCAGAAGGCATTAAAAAAAGCGGGCCGTAGCCCGCTTCCATGCTTGTCATTAAACTTTAACCAAGTATGCAACAACAAGTGCCAGTATAAAAAAGCCCGCCGCGACAGCAACCGTCAGACGCTGTAGAAACAGGTCCAAGCCGCGCGCTTTCGTTTTTCCGAACAAATGCTCGGCACCGCCGGAAATTGCACCGGAGAGCCCTGCGCTCTTCCCTTTTTGAAGGAGAACTACGCCAATCAACGCAAGCGCAAAAATAACAAGCAAAATTTTAAACGTAATATCCATGGTTCCACCTCCTGCACAAGGAGCAAATTTGTCGTTTGCCGATGCCTTGTCGATAGAGGGGACAAGACCTAGAAACAGCAATCTCATTGTACCATAGGGGGGAAATGAATACAAGCTAACAGATTTTATCCTTCTGCCAGCGGATGGACTCGTCGAACGGCAGGAAAACGAAGGATTCCCGCTTCCAATAATACTTCAGGTCCTCTCTCGTCCAACCCTCGTAGAGCTCATCCCATTCGAATGGCCCGTGCGGCAGCAGAGATGCCTGTTCGATCGGCTGGCTCGCCGGCTGATAACGCAGATCAAGCGACAATCGCACCCGTCCGGGCTGTCGGTTCGGCAGCGCTTTGTGCACGGTCAGACTGTGGAAGATGACCATATCGCCCGCCTCGTAATCCCCCTCCGCCCATTCGTAGCCGAGGTTGCAGAGAATCGTTTCCAGCCCGCCCGCGCCTTCGGCAGCCGTCACTCCGAGCAGCCCTGCTTGATTGCTGCCTTCGAGGAGGGAAAGCCCGCCGAGCGAACGCGGCACGTCGCCCATCGGCGCCCAGCAAGTCCAAGTATCGGCACTGCCCTGGATATGCAGAAAATCCTGATGCGGCGGCGTTACTTTGAGCGATTCGCTTGGCAGCATAATGCGTGCAATATTGCGCGGATGCGGAAACGCGCGCTCGCCGAACAAGACGCCGAACATGGCGAGCAGCTTGGCATGATGCGCGAAGGCGTGGAACTCCTGCAGCTTCTGCACGTTATGATACACCCGCTGCGTCGTGCCGATGCCGTTCCAATTAATCTCCTCGGGCGTAAGCTTATTAATGAGGGGCAGATGGCCGATCCCGTCAAGGAGCGGAGAGCCGGCGTCCAGCAGTCCTTCTTGTTGAAGAACGCCCAGCAGCAGTTCCCGCATTTCCATAATCTCTTCCCGGGCGAAAAAGCGCTTGAAAAATAAATACCCCTTCTCGGCAGCGACTCTCCTCAATTCTGCCGGTTCCGCCAGCAGCGGCGTCGCATCCTCGAATGACCGCGATGCCGGTTTGATTGCCGGATCCATACCGATCCCTGCCCCTCTTATAAGTTGGTTACTGATTGTCGGCTTTAACCGCCCCATTCTTGACCCTATGCGCTCATTGTATGCTTAACGCAATCAGAAGTATTTGCAATTACCCGACGACAATTTAACTTTTAGCGACATTCCGCAAACGTCTCCGCGCTGCACCGGGACGCTGCGGCACGGTAAATAAAAACGGCCGCTTCCCGCTATTCGCAGGAGGCAGCCGCCTTTAATCATTGCCTATTATTTGCTCAGCAACACGGCATAGGAACCGCCGTTCTTAAGCGAAACCGTAATGGAGTGCGTCGCTTTGTCGAAGGTGCCCCCGACTTTAACCCATTTGTTGTCGCCGCCTTGGTACCAGATCGCAAGCTTGTCCGTCTTCGTATTGAACAGCAGCGCTTGCTCGACTTTCAGCGTCAGCGTTCCCGCTTTCGCCTGGCCGTCGGCCGGCTTGATTTTGTCCAGCCTGTAGATGTAAGAAGCCGGAGACAAGGACGCCGGAATATCGGAATACATCGCATCGTAGGAGTTGATAGCGAATTTATCCGCGGATTTCACGGTAATCAGCTTCAGCGCGGCCGCTTTCGACGTTTTCACGACCGGCTTGCTCCCGATAACCGTTCCGCCATTCAGCTCGATCTGCTTGAACAGCTTCAGCGTTGCAGGCGATTCATAGTTGACCGGGTTGCCTTTGATGTTAATGGAATTGATTTTGTTAGCGATTTGAGACAACCCGCTGAGATCGGAAATTTTGTTGCCGCTCAGGTTAAGCGTCGTCAGGAACGGATATTGCGTTTGCGCTTGCACGAGTTTAACGATGCCGGAGATATCGGTCAGTTTGTTGAAGCTGACGTCAAGCTGCTCCAGACGGGTCATTTTCTCGATGCCGTTCAGGTTCGCGAGTCCGTTCTGCTTCATATCCAGCCACAGGTAGGTGCTGTCCGTCACGGATTTCTTCGCGCCAAGCGCAGTGACCGCGCTCAGATCGCTGAATTGATTGCCGCCGAGCAGTACCGCGCGAGCGTTCTTCAGGTTCTGGAGCGATTTGATCGACTTCAGCTGGTTGTTAGACAGGTTCAGCTCCTGCAGCTTCGACAGGCCCGCTACTGCGCTCGCATCAGTCAGCTTGTTGTTATTGACATATAAGTATTGCAGTTCGGACAAGGACGCAAGCGATTTAATATCTTTCACGGCATTGTTCGACAGATTGAGCGTTTGCAGCTTCTTCAAGCTTTTCAGCGGTGCCGGGTCCGTCACTTTATTATTGCTCAGGTCGAGCGAGCGGAGACCGCTCAAACCGCTAAGCGGCGCGGCATCGGCGATTTGATTGCTGCCTAGATACAGATACTCGAGCTTCGTCAATCCCTTGAGCGGCGCCACGTCCGTAATCTGATTGCGCGGCAGGGAAAGCATGACTAGGCTGGTCGCTTTCTCCAACCCTTTGAGCGACTTGATTTTCGCTGCATCGTCGTAATCTTCTACATAGTTGACACGCGCTACGTCAGCCGCCGTCACGTTCTTCTTGCCGGTCGACTCTTCGATCAGTTTGTTCAGACTTGCATCGGGAAAAATAGCGCTAGCGGCATAAGCGGTTACGCCGAATGCCAGTACGGATGCTGAAACTGCTAAGCTAATGCGGGTAGAAAGCCTCATCTTCATTGTGAATCTCCTTCTTATTTCCTAGTTTACCACTAATACTAAGAAGACTAGCAATATCTGTCAACCGTTTTCTCAAAATTCGACAATTCGTGAAATACCAGTAAGCAGAGTGGATAATCCGTGCTGAAAACTGTCGTTTGTTGCGGAAAAG
It encodes:
- the rnr gene encoding ribonuclease R is translated as MVTEQQLLDYMREQTYKPLTYQELDKQLGGAGNAGSFRTFLVLLNELENEGKIVRNDSDRYGLPERMHLVRGRIQAHAKGFAFLIPEDKGHGDVYIGAHDLKSAMNGDIVLVRVTSRSAAGGRMEGEIVRIVERAVTQIVGTFQNHEAYGFVLPDDKRINRDIFIPQGQFHGAVTGQKVVARIISYPEGRSAAEGEIIEVLGHKDDPGIDILSIIRKHQLPESFPDDVMAEAEAAPDAITEDEIVRQGRRDLRDKVIVTIDGEDAKDLDDAVNIERLENGNYVLGVHIADVGYYVRENSALDQEAYRRGCSVYLVDRVIPMLPHRLSNGICSLNPKVDRLTMSCEMEFDATTLKRVRHDVFTSVIRTKERMTYTNVRKILQGEDAEVTERYAELVDTFKLMEELAMRLRGMRMKRGAIDFDFVESKVIVDESGKAVDIVKRERSIAESIIEEFMLAANETVAEHFYWLKVPFIYRTHDNPDQEKLLHFVQFAANFGYTIKGKGGSVIHPRALQTLLDDVRGSKEQTVISTVMLRSMKQAKYDAESLGHFGLAAEFYSHFTSPIRRYPDLVIHRVMREVLESKGTLSEPRQEALAARMPDIAQQSSERERVAVDAERDTEKLKKCEYMLDKVGQEFEGIISSVTSFGIFVELPNTVEGLIRLSELSDDYYHFHEQHMLLIGERTSKTFRIGDEVRIRVERVNMDEHTIDFTMLENLEQGADNGELARELGFSGRGERGSARGGRGGRGGRGGSSDANSAQRSVVREPRAGGARGEGRGGRGGAGRDSGSAQRSERGGAGAARGASSGPRGRGPRSGEAGGGAAAGAAGAASGAERRGRRRGNREERGGQQPVNGGVAEQAAAPRGQRDQRAWKPEDDFNLNRLLGNDSSSGGEASGGAQGSGGERRKSVRTDMWGLPVRNAGSLKDYGEDPDDANRSRGRRDGSGRGRSGGDRFGGGNGGGRSSAGRRSSRSGSQGGQGGGQGAQGNKPANGNAGGAQGGGQGNGTGSRRKKPGGGAAGGQLQVAPNAGGGTAEGSAQPRKKKSGGGNATAAFVRKKRK
- the secG gene encoding preprotein translocase subunit SecG; protein product: MDITFKILLVIFALALIGVVLLQKGKSAGLSGAISGGAEHLFGKTKARGLDLFLQRLTVAVAAGFFILALVVAYLVKV
- a CDS encoding phytanoyl-CoA dioxygenase family protein is translated as MDPAIKPASRSFEDATPLLAEPAELRRVAAEKGYLFFKRFFAREEIMEMRELLLGVLQQEGLLDAGSPLLDGIGHLPLINKLTPEEINWNGIGTTQRVYHNVQKLQEFHAFAHHAKLLAMFGVLFGERAFPHPRNIARIMLPSESLKVTPPHQDFLHIQGSADTWTCWAPMGDVPRSLGGLSLLEGSNQAGLLGVTAAEGAGGLETILCNLGYEWAEGDYEAGDMVIFHSLTVHKALPNRQPGRVRLSLDLRYQPASQPIEQASLLPHGPFEWDELYEGWTREDLKYYWKRESFVFLPFDESIRWQKDKIC
- a CDS encoding leucine-rich repeat domain-containing protein: MKMRLSTRISLAVSASVLAFGVTAYAASAIFPDASLNKLIEESTGKKNVTAADVARVNYVEDYDDAAKIKSLKGLEKATSLVMLSLPRNQITDVAPLKGLTKLEYLYLGSNQIADAAPLSGLSGLRSLDLSNNKVTDPAPLKSLKKLQTLNLSNNAVKDIKSLASLSELQYLYVNNNKLTDASAVAGLSKLQELNLSNNQLKSIKSLQNLKNARAVLLGGNQFSDLSAVTALGAKKSVTDSTYLWLDMKQNGLANLNGIEKMTRLEQLDVSFNKLTDISGIVKLVQAQTQYPFLTTLNLSGNKISDLSGLSQIANKINSINIKGNPVNYESPATLKLFKQIELNGGTVIGSKPVVKTSKAAALKLITVKSADKFAINSYDAMYSDIPASLSPASYIYRLDKIKPADGQAKAGTLTLKVEQALLFNTKTDKLAIWYQGGDNKWVKVGGTFDKATHSITVSLKNGGSYAVLLSK